From the Candidatus Cloacimonadota bacterium genome, the window CATGAACAGGATTTTATTGATCAAGGACATCGATGATGCTGTATATGAGTTACAGAAGATTGGTGTTTCATCACAAGGAATTAATGTCATGGCACCAAAAACTTTAGGACTATCGATCAAACTGACAGATGTTAAAATCGGAGCAGCGAACATTTTGAAGCAGGAAATGCTTTCTATTGGAGGAGATGCCGCAGTTGCGAGAGGAGTTGTCGAAGGTTCGATTCCAAGAAGCGATGTGATTCTTTTGGGTGAAGTTGATAAAATAAAAAAACTGATCAAAAAATTAGATCATCAAACAATATTTGGTCTTCCTGTGATCAAGAAAGATTTGGAACTATTTCTGGATCAATTGCTCCGAAAAGAAGATAAAAGCATTGATTGTCGTGGAAAGAAAATACTTCTCGATTCCACAAAAATTGTTGGGATTTTAAATATAACTCCGGACAGTTTTTCTGATGGAAATGAATTTTTAAATCCGGAAAAGGCAGTCAAACACGCTCTTCAAATGATCGATGAAGGAGCAGACTTAATCGATATTGGTGGTGAATCAACCAGACCGGGAGCAAAGAAGATAATTATTGAAGAAGAAAAAAAGAGGGTTGTTCCAATTATTGAAGAGATAAGAAAGAAGATGGATGTTCCAATATCAATTGATACTTATAAATCGGAAGTTGCAGATGCTGCCATAAGAGCTGGTGCTTCCGTCATAAATGATATCAGTGCCTTACGCTTTGATCCTCAGATGATAAACATCCTGCAGAAATATGATGATGTTCCCATAATTTTGATGCATATGCAGGGAAATCCTGAAACAATGCAGGAAAATCCTTTTTATAAAGATACGATCGAGGAAATTCTGGATTTTTTCAAAGAAAGGATAAATTTCTG encodes:
- the folP gene encoding dihydropteroate synthase, encoding MNRILLIKDIDDAVYELQKIGVSSQGINVMAPKTLGLSIKLTDVKIGAANILKQEMLSIGGDAAVARGVVEGSIPRSDVILLGEVDKIKKLIKKLDHQTIFGLPVIKKDLELFLDQLLRKEDKSIDCRGKKILLDSTKIVGILNITPDSFSDGNEFLNPEKAVKHALQMIDEGADLIDIGGESTRPGAKKIIIEEEKKRVVPIIEEIRKKMDVPISIDTYKSEVADAAIRAGASVINDISALRFDPQMINILQKYDDVPIILMHMQGNPETMQENPFYKDTIEEILDFFKERINFCLSNGISRNRIIIDPGIGFGKRHEDNLIVLKKISEFHCFDVPVLLGASRKSFINRIYSSSPEDRLAGSLAASSLAFANKVDFVRVHDVKEQKRFLDVLKAIRNIK